In Rubrivirga marina, the following are encoded in one genomic region:
- a CDS encoding DUF1573 domain-containing protein — MALRLLLLALLAASASAQGRLAFDAEILDLGRIAEADGPVERTFRFTNAGDQPVRLTSVEASCGCTTPSWTEDAVAPGEEGVIRVAYDPAGRPGDFEKAVFVQAEGAEPNAVTLRVEGVVRPALADAGERIGSLAFNHTTADAGVAPAGEPLQTAFQFANAGAGPVRIERVDAPEGVEVASPSRPIFPDGLGGLFVSVADPAVLAEADAVAFEIVLHTTDAEAPVKRVTVTGRVGPPRVIPDGE; from the coding sequence ATGGCCCTCCGCCTCCTCCTTCTCGCCCTCCTGGCGGCGTCCGCCAGCGCCCAGGGCCGCCTCGCCTTCGACGCCGAGATCCTCGACCTCGGGCGGATCGCCGAGGCGGACGGACCCGTCGAGCGGACGTTCCGCTTCACGAACGCAGGCGACCAACCGGTCCGGCTCACGTCCGTCGAGGCGTCGTGCGGCTGCACCACGCCGTCGTGGACGGAGGACGCGGTCGCGCCAGGGGAGGAGGGGGTGATCCGCGTGGCTTACGACCCGGCCGGCCGGCCCGGCGACTTCGAGAAGGCCGTGTTCGTCCAGGCCGAGGGCGCCGAGCCGAACGCGGTGACGCTCCGGGTCGAGGGCGTCGTCCGGCCTGCCCTCGCGGACGCCGGCGAGCGCATCGGCTCGCTCGCGTTCAACCACACGACGGCCGACGCGGGCGTGGCGCCGGCCGGCGAGCCGCTCCAGACGGCGTTCCAGTTCGCGAACGCCGGCGCGGGGCCCGTGCGGATCGAGCGGGTCGATGCTCCCGAGGGCGTCGAGGTCGCCTCGCCGTCCCGCCCCATCTTCCCCGACGGCCTCGGCGGCCTGTTCGTATCGGTTGCCGACCCCGCCGTGCTCGCGGAGGCGGACGCGGTCGCCTTCGAGATCGTCCTCCACACGACCGACGCGGAGGCGCCCGTCAAGCGCGTGACGGTGACGGGGCGGGTCGGGCCGCCGCGCGTGATCCCCGACGGCGAGTAA